In the Agrococcus sp. Marseille-Q4369 genome, one interval contains:
- a CDS encoding glycosyltransferase, with translation MVSMHTSPADRPGKGDAGGMNVVVLESALALAAHGHDVDLFTRSPGAEHAETIAPRVTLRALDTGGGIVRKHDLPNLADAFGEQLERAALTASVRYDVIHAHYWLSGLAALPVSLSLGMPIVQTFHTLAAEKNRRVAEGDRPEPERRLLTERYLAGQVDAIAAVSRAEVDVLCDGVGASAERVWLVPPAVDAQRFQPGPIPARLELRARLGVLPEQGLIAVVGRVQPLKGQDLAVRMLEHLPDAVLVIAGDAVPGDERYLESLHDIAREAGVEGRVRHIGSLERDALAQLLDAADVVVVPSHTESFGLVPLEAAACGTPVVAARVGGLCESVIDGETGVLIDSRDPEEWADAVDAILGDTELALELGLAGRRAATRRDWEDVALELETVYRAAVRARA, from the coding sequence ATGGTGTCGATGCACACGTCGCCCGCCGACCGCCCCGGCAAGGGCGACGCGGGCGGCATGAACGTCGTCGTGCTCGAGAGCGCGCTCGCCCTCGCGGCGCACGGCCACGACGTCGACCTCTTCACGCGCTCCCCGGGCGCCGAGCACGCCGAGACGATCGCGCCGCGCGTGACGCTCCGCGCCCTCGACACCGGCGGCGGCATCGTCCGCAAGCACGACCTGCCGAACCTCGCGGATGCGTTCGGCGAGCAGCTCGAGCGCGCGGCGCTCACCGCAAGCGTGCGCTACGACGTCATCCACGCGCACTACTGGCTCTCGGGCCTCGCGGCGCTGCCCGTCTCGCTCTCGCTCGGCATGCCGATCGTGCAGACCTTCCACACGCTCGCGGCGGAGAAGAACCGCCGTGTCGCCGAGGGCGACCGGCCCGAGCCCGAGCGGCGGCTCCTCACCGAGCGCTACCTCGCCGGCCAGGTCGACGCGATCGCGGCCGTCTCGCGCGCCGAGGTCGACGTGCTGTGCGACGGGGTCGGCGCGAGCGCCGAGCGGGTGTGGCTCGTGCCGCCCGCGGTCGACGCGCAGCGGTTCCAGCCCGGCCCGATCCCCGCGCGGCTCGAGCTGCGCGCGCGGCTCGGCGTGCTGCCCGAGCAGGGGCTCATCGCGGTCGTCGGCCGCGTGCAGCCGCTCAAGGGGCAGGACCTCGCCGTGCGCATGCTCGAGCACCTGCCCGACGCGGTGCTCGTCATCGCGGGCGACGCGGTGCCGGGCGACGAGCGCTACCTCGAATCGCTCCACGACATCGCGCGGGAGGCGGGGGTCGAGGGCCGCGTGCGCCACATCGGCAGCCTCGAGCGCGACGCGCTCGCGCAGCTGCTCGACGCCGCCGACGTCGTCGTCGTGCCGAGCCACACCGAGTCGTTCGGCCTCGTGCCGCTCGAGGCGGCCGCGTGCGGCACGCCGGTCGTCGCCGCGCGCGTCGGCGGGCTGTGCGAGTCGGTCATCGACGGCGAGACCGGCGTGCTGATCGACAGCCGCGACCCCGAGGAGTGGGCGGATGCGGTCGACGCGATCCTGGGCGACACCGAGCTCGCGCTCGAGCTCGGCCTCGCCGGTCGCCGGGCCGCGACCCGCCGCGACTGGGAGGACGTCGCGCTCGAGCTCGAGACGGTCTACCGCGCAGCCGTCCGCGCGCGCGCCTGA